The genomic DNA GAACACGCTTAGATTCTCCCGATCCATTTTGTTCTTAACTTTTGCCGCTTCTTCCACGCATCGGATTGTGTTGAGGGAACGGGGGTAGCCGATATACGGCAAACACTGCGAAACGACCTTGACTAAAAAACTTTTATCGTTTCCGATACGGATATTCGCTTTTGCGTGAGAGATAAGTTGCGACTCGCAACCGCCCTGTGCGGCAAGTAAGCAAAAGGTAATCATCTCGCGCTGTTTATAATCGAGCCCCGTTCTCGTATAATAATCGCCGAAGCAGTTTTCCACAAGCCATTTATTGATATGCCGCGTTTCGGGATTGCCCGATTGAGCAAAACCGCGCATACTTTCGCCGAATATATCGATTTGCGCCTGTTCCCCCTTCTCACGGCGGTTATTCGTCGTCGTGGTCGCTTGTCCTTCAAGGGGGAGGGAAACGCCCTGCGCGATCAAAATGTCGTTCGTCGCTTTCAGAAAAGGGAACGCCCTGCCGATGCCGACATAGGCAACCGACTGATAGACGATCTCCTTTATTTCAACGGGAGAAATCCCGAAGCGGAGAGCGGCGGGCAGCATTACCTTATATTCGTCTATGGCTTGACAGCCGATAAGCGCGGCGGCAATCGCAATAAAGCGCGTTTTGTCGTCAAGGTCATCGTTGTTTATTACTTCTCCAAAGGCAAAATTGTCAAACCGCTCGATAAATTCAGGATCGGTTTGCGCAAACTCCGATTGATAATGCGGAAATATTTTTTCGTGATAACGCCTTGCGTTTTCCGTTATATCCATAATTTAAATACTCCTTTTCGCCCATTCCGCGACTTGTTTTTCGGATTCAGCCGCTTTTGTGCCGCGAACGGAAAGTCCACGCATCACGGTCGCTCCCTTGCAGACTTTAACAAGGTCGCGTTCGCTCGATCCCATACCGCTGCCCTCGTTGGTGCAGAACGGCACGATCTTTTTACCTTTCAAGTCGTATTTTTCGAGCAAGGAAAACATCGGCATGGGCATAGTCCCCCACCAATTCGGATAACCAACGAAGATAACGTCGTATCCGTCCAACGCGGCGGGATAAAGTTTGAGTTCGGGGCGGGCGTTCGCGTGAAGTTCCTTTTGCGCTTCATCGCAACAGGCATAATAGTCCTTGGCGTATTCTTTTACGGTTTCCACCTCGAACAGATCGCCGCCGACGTTTTTTTGAACAAATTCCGCAACGATTTCCGTGTTGCCTTTCTTCAAATTTTGAATGCTTCCGTTCCAATAATTTTCGCCTTTGCGCGAATAGTAAACGGTTATAATTTTCGGCATAATCGTATCTCCTTTGCAAATTAAGCGATTAAATTAAGAGTGTTTACCCACTCGGTTACGGTTGAACGGGATGCGCCCGAAGAAAAGCGCATTCCCTCTTGCCAATTTCCCGTACCTGCCATTTGAGCAAGCAACGCTCCGCTCTGTCCCAATCCCGAACTTGCAGACGTCGCAAACGGAATTATGGTTTTTCCCGTAAAGTCGTTATTTTTTATAAAGTTATTTATGGGCCACGCCGCAATTCCCCACCAAATAGGGTAGCCGACGAACACCGTTTTGTAACTATCCCAATTATTTACGATTGCAGATACCAATTCGATGTTCCTTAAATTTTCGTTCTCATATTCGCGATAAACTCGGCTATTACGATCGGAATAATTCAAATCGGCGCTTGTATACGGATTTACGGGCGATAATTCAAACGTAACGCCGTTCGTCGCATCTGCAATGTATCCGGCTATCCTTTCGGTATTGTTGGTTGCTGAAAAATATACGATTAAAATATTCGACGTTTCGGACGGTCTCGAATTACCGTCACCGGGTACCGTGTTCTCGCCGTTATCGTTGCATGCGGTAAACGTAAAAGCGAATACCAGGCAGAACGCCAATAAAATTAAGATAAATGTTTTTTTCATAAGTTTTGTTCCTTACCACTTCTTTTTATCTTTGCTGTGATCGTGATTGCTCTTTCGTTGTTCAACCATCTGCACAAACCATTCCACCATATTGGGGTCGGTGTGAGAAAAAAACGAACTTTGTTTTTTATCAAGAGTTGCCATAATCGCCATTTCTTCGTCGGAAAGGGCAAAATCGAATACGTTAAAATTTTCTATCATCCTTTCGATATGAACAGACTTTGGAATCACTACGATGCCGCGCTGTAATTCCCAGCGCAAAATGATCTGCGCAACCGTTCTTTCGTACTTTGCGGCGATTTTTGCAATCGTCCCGTCGGTGAACAGTCCGCCGCGACCTTCTCCGAACGGCGCCCATGCTTCTATCTGCACGCCGTATTTCTGCATCCATTTCTGTGCTTCTGTCTGCTGATTGTGCGGATGCGTTTCCACTTGGTTCACCATCGGACGAATTCGGCTGAACGAACATAGATCAACCATTCTGTCTGGATAAAAGTTGGATATGCCGATAGATCTTAATTTCCCTTCTCCGTACAATTCTTCCAGAGCGCGCCATGCACCGTAATAGTCGCCGAAGGGTTGGTGCAGGAGCATAAGGTCGATATAATCGGTTTTGAGTTTGCGCAGCGATTCGTATACGGACGCTTTCGTCTGTTCATAGCCGTAATGTTCCACCCAGACCTTGCTCGTCAAAAAAATTTCTTCGCGCAGAATGCCCGATTTCGCGATAGCGGTGCCGACTTCTTCTTCGTTGAAATAACTCTGTGCCGTGTCGATATGACGGTATCCGACTTTGAGCGCGTCGAGAACGCAGCGTTCGCATTCGTCTTTCGATACCTGATACACGCCGTAGCCGAGTTGCGGCATCCTCACGCCATTCGATAAAGTTACATATTCCATAATCTAACTCCTTGATTATTTGTTTTTATGCTGCAAATTATATAGGATAAAATCTACCTTATCCAGAAGTTGTCCCGCGCAATGCATCTCGTTCAATAATTTATCCCGCGCTTTTCTTAAAATCTGAATTTTTCTTTTTACGTCGTTACATATACAAAATTCTGCGATTTGCTCTTTCCCAAGTCCCGCTTCGCGGAAAAGCGAGACTGCAGACAAAATTTCAATGGAATCATCGGTCAGTTCACTGTCGCTGCAAAGCGTTTCGTCAAATAATCCTTTATCTTTGTAAAACATAAGTTCGGTTTCGCTTAAAGCGCATTGTTCGCGCAGATCTTTCAGTTTCATGGTTTCTCCGCAAAAAAATATAAGTGCAGTACGACGTTTCTGCACTTATATTATAATTTTTCTATTTAAATATGTAAAATACTTGGTTTGTATCATTCACTATGCCCATAAAGCATAATAATTTCTTCAATAAACTTCTTGACAGCACGGTTCACAGGCTGATATTTTTTCCAGATAATAAATGTAGATTGACGTATTTCGGGATAAAACGGTTTGAAACACGTTCCCAAGCCGCTCGCTTCCGTAAGCGTGCTTTCGACGGTAAAAACGTACCCTAAATTCTGTCGGGCAAAGTGGGCTGCGTTGTTGACAAGATTGAAGGTGGCGATTACGTTCAGTTGATCGTAAGTTTCGCCCAAAGCATTGCGATAAAAGGATTGAACGGACGGCCGCTTATTCGCCACGATCGGCAATCCGATCAAATCGTCTATGGTTATGTAATCCTTTTGCGCCAACGGCGAATCCGTACTCATTAAGATACCGCATCTGTCGTCTATGCCTAAGCGAATAAAACTGTATTTATCGATGTCGCCCGGCTCTATCAAAAGCCCCACGTCAATCAGACCTCTGTCCAAGCCTTCCTTTACATGAGTGGCAATGTCGGATTGAATATCGAAAGTTACCGCAGGGTACTTCGCGCGGAAGGAAGTGATTAGTTTAGGAAAAATTTCGGAGGCTTTTGTTTCCGCTGCACCAATGGAAATAACCCCGCTTAAA from Candidatus Borkfalkia ceftriaxoniphila includes the following:
- a CDS encoding flavodoxin; translation: MPKIITVYYSRKGENYWNGSIQNLKKGNTEIVAEFVQKNVGGDLFEVETVKEYAKDYYACCDEAQKELHANARPELKLYPAALDGYDVIFVGYPNWWGTMPMPMFSLLEKYDLKGKKIVPFCTNEGSGMGSSERDLVKVCKGATVMRGLSVRGTKAAESEKQVAEWAKRSI
- a CDS encoding flavodoxin: MKKTFILILLAFCLVFAFTFTACNDNGENTVPGDGNSRPSETSNILIVYFSATNNTERIAGYIADATNGVTFELSPVNPYTSADLNYSDRNSRVYREYENENLRNIELVSAIVNNWDSYKTVFVGYPIWWGIAAWPINNFIKNNDFTGKTIIPFATSASSGLGQSGALLAQMAGTGNWQEGMRFSSGASRSTVTEWVNTLNLIA
- a CDS encoding aldo/keto reductase, coding for MEYVTLSNGVRMPQLGYGVYQVSKDECERCVLDALKVGYRHIDTAQSYFNEEEVGTAIAKSGILREEIFLTSKVWVEHYGYEQTKASVYESLRKLKTDYIDLMLLHQPFGDYYGAWRALEELYGEGKLRSIGISNFYPDRMVDLCSFSRIRPMVNQVETHPHNQQTEAQKWMQKYGVQIEAWAPFGEGRGGLFTDGTIAKIAAKYERTVAQIILRWELQRGIVVIPKSVHIERMIENFNVFDFALSDEEMAIMATLDKKQSSFFSHTDPNMVEWFVQMVEQRKSNHDHSKDKKKW
- a CDS encoding LysR family transcriptional regulator — encoded protein: MEKIMELRVLRYFLTLAREENISRAAEALYITQPTLSRQLAELEEELGVRLFERGKRKIVLTEDGILLRRRAEEMIALEQKVECEFRQKEYDLSGVISIGAAETKASEIFPKLITSFRAKYPAVTFDIQSDIATHVKEGLDRGLIDVGLLIEPGDIDKYSFIRLGIDDRCGILMSTDSPLAQKDYITIDDLIGLPIVANKRPSVQSFYRNALGETYDQLNVIATFNLVNNAAHFARQNLGYVFTVESTLTEASGLGTCFKPFYPEIRQSTFIIWKKYQPVNRAVKKFIEEIIMLYGHSE